In Panthera leo isolate Ple1 chromosome B3, P.leo_Ple1_pat1.1, whole genome shotgun sequence, a single genomic region encodes these proteins:
- the LOC122222451 gene encoding LOW QUALITY PROTEIN: SNRPN upstream reading frame protein-like (The sequence of the model RefSeq protein was modified relative to this genomic sequence to represent the inferred CDS: inserted 2 bases in 2 codons): MMDPARDHLHLRRTTEKHXPEMEVQVKSXHLYPRRRRQQQQVPVVDFQAELRQAFSAEMPRGG, encoded by the exons ATGATGGACCCAGCCAGGGACCACTTACACCTGAGACGGACTACAGAAAAAC TCCCAGAGATGGAAGTCCAAGTCAAGA GTCACCTGTACCCAAGGAgacggcggcagcagcagcaagtACCTGTGGTCGATTTCCAGGCGGAACTGAGACAGGCATTCTCAGCCGAGATGCCAAGAGGTGGTTAA